The region GGCCGGATCGCCGGGCCGAAGATCACCAGGGCGCCGAGGCCGAGCCCGAGGGCGTACACGGGTCCGAGTTCGTCGCGGCGCAGCCAGAGCAGCAGCCCGGCGGCGAGCGCCACGGCCAGGCCGGCCCACCGCCAGAAGGAGACCGCGTGCGGCGCCACGTCCGCGCCGATCAGTTCCAGCAGGGCGCGGGTGGCCCGGCCCAGGGCACTGCTCACCGACCAGTTCGCGGCCGAGACCGGGGTGTCCAGGGCGGCGATCCAGCCGTACCCGGTGCCGGCGACGGCGGTGACCGCCACGGTGGTGCCGACCGCCACCACGGCGGTGCCGGTCAGCGCCCGGACGATCCGCCAGCGGCCGGCGAGCTGCCCGGCCCAGAGCGGGGCGACGAACACCAGCGCGACCGCGGCCGGCGCCTTCACCAGGGCGGCCAGCGTCAGCAGGGCGGTGCCCAGCGCCGGCCGGCGGGCCACCGCCGCGGCCAGTCCGGCGCCGAGCAGTCCCACCATCAGGGCGTCGTTGTGGGCGCCGCCGACCAGGTGGATGAGGACCAGCGGGTTGAGCGCGCCGAGCCAGAGCGCCGCGGCCGGGTCGACCCCGCACCGCCGGGCCAGGCCGGGCAGGACCACGGCGAGCAGGACCACGCCGAGCACGGCGATCATCCGCAGGCCGAGGACGCCGAGGACCACATGGGTGCCGGTCACCGTCGCCACCGCCGTGGCCAGGACCAGGAAGACCGGACCGTACGGGGTGGTGGTGTGCTGCCAGATCGCCGGCACCTCGGCGGCCAGCGGCCCACCGAGGGTCGCCGGTCCGTGCCGGTAGACGTCCAGTCCGGCGCCGACCATCGCTCCCTGGGCCAGGTAGCTGTAGACGTCGCGGCTGAAGATCGGCGGTGCGACCAGCAGCGGCGCCGCCCACAGCGCCAGCGTGCCGAGCAGGGCCGCCGGGCGGGGCGGGTCGTCGCCCCGGACCAGCCGGCCCAGCAACCACCAGGCCGCGACCAGCAGGGCCAGCCCGAACGAGGCGCAGACCAGGCCGAGCCCGGGGTGCCGGCGCAGTTCGTCCAGGACGGGGAAGGGGTCGCGGGTGGGCAGCGCGCCGGCCCCGGCGGCGCCGAGCGCCAACAGGATCACCCCGGCCACTCCCAGGGCGCGGCAGCGGGCGAGCACGGAGAGTCGGGTGACCGGGTGCGGCACCCGTGCACGCTGTCAGCGACGGATGTCCCGAACGCGACCGCGAGTTGTCCGGGGCGTGACCGACACGCGTCCGGTCTCGATCAACCGCCCGTACCCGTGCCAGCGCGGAGGGCGTCCCGGCAAGTAGACTCGTTAGGTCTGTCCGCCAATTGAAGATCAAGGCAGGAAATGGCCACCACCAACGACCTCAAAAACGGTCTGGTCCTCAACCTCGACGACCAACTCTGGGCTGTCGTGGAGTTCCAGCACGTCAAACCCGGCAAGGGTGGTGCGTTCGTGCGCACCACATTGAAGAACGTGCTGTCCGGCAAGGTCGTCGACAAGACGTTCAACGCGGGCACCAAGGTCGAAACGGCCACCGTCGACAAGCGGACCATGCAGTACCTCTACGCCGACGGCGAAGACTACGTGTTCATGGACCTGGAGACCTACGACCAGATCCATGTGCCCGGTGCCACCGTTGGCGACGCCGTGAACTACCTGCTGCCCGAGGCCGAGGCGATCGTCGCCACCCACGAGGCGGTGCCGCTCTACATCGAGCTGCCGACCAGCGTGATCCTGGAGGTCACGTACACCGAGCCGGGTTTGCAGGGCGATCGCTCGACCGGCGGCAACAAGCCGGCGACCGTGGAGACCGGTGCGACCGTGCAGGTGCCGCTGTTCATCACCACCGGTGAGAAGATCAAGGTCGACACCCGCGACGGCCGTTACCTCGGCCGCGGCTGATGGCCGAGGGCCCCAAGCAACAAATGCCCGCGCGTCGCAAGGCGCGTAAGCGGGCGCTGGACGTCCTCTACGAGGCCGACCAGCGGGATCTACCCCCGGTCGAGGTGTTGGCCGGTTATCTGCAACGACTGACTCCGCCCCGGCCGGAGCACATGGACTACGCCATCGGGCTGGTCGAGGGTGTGGCCGGTCACCTGGACCGGATCGACGAGCTGATCGCCAGCTACGCCGAGGGCTGGACGCTGGAGCGGATGCCGGTGGTCGACCGGAACCTGGCCCGGATCGCCGTCTACGAGCTGCTCTATGCCGAGGAGATCGACGACGCGGTGGCGATCAGCGAGGCGGTCGAGCTGGCCAAGCAGATGTCGACCGACGACTCGCCGCGCTTCCTCAACGGGATCCTCGGCCGGATCGCCGAGTACGCCACCCGCTGACCCCGAGCCCGCGCTCCGGGGCGTACCCCGGACGCGCGACCCGGTGGACGTGAAAAGGGGGCGCCCGGCAGGGCGCCCCCTTTCATACTGCCTTCGTACTGTCCTGCGGGGGTAAATCAGGAGGCGAAGAGCGCCCGCGGGTCGGCGACGAGTACGCCGTGCTCGGTCAGCCGCTCGATCAGCCCGGAGGGCGACGAGTCGTAGACGATGGCGAGCGCGCGCAGGTCGTCCGCGCGGATCGACAACACCCGGCCGTTGTAGTCGCCCCGCTGCTGCTGGATGGCGCGGGCATAACGGGCGACGTACGCGAGCTCCTCGGAGGCCTCGTCGTAGAGGCGCTCCAGGTCCAGGACGATCTTGTTCGTGGGCTCGTGCCGGACCCCGCTGCCGTCCGGCAGCAGTTCCGCGACGGGCACCCGGTAGAAGTCCGCCAGCTCGGCGAGGCGCGAGACGGTGACCGCACGGTCACCACGCTCGTACGACCCGACGACGACGGCCTTCCAACGCCCGTTCGACTTCTCCTCCACCCCCTGCAGGGACAGCCCCTGCTGCTGACGGATAGAGCGCAGGCGGGCGCCCAACGACTTGGCGTATTCAGAGGGCATTCGGACACTCCCAGTGCTGGCTCGGGGATCTCCCCAGCGGTCGCTACGGAGCGTGACGGTACGGGGATTGCGACACGTGGTCAAGTGGTCGTTACCTTCCCGTTGGCAAGATCGTGGTCACGAACCTGAAATCTGTTCGTTGACCGGACGGTCAGCGCCCCGCCCGGGCCCGCCGACCGGTCGCTGGTAACGTGGTGATCAGCCCCCGGCCTGACCGCGTGCGGTCCGGGCCGGATCCGACATCCTTTAACGACCCGTCCAGCGAGGCGGGGAAGGAGGTCCGCCGTGGCCTTCCCGCAGGCCGCCCAACCCCCGGTCGCTTCGCCACCGTCTGTGAAGGTCATCCTGACCAGCGCCGATCTGCAACGCGTGGTCGACCGGATCGCACATCAGATTCTCGAAAAAACCCAGGGCGCCGCCGACACCGTGCTGCTCGGGATTCCCACCCGTGGGGTTCCGCTGGCCCGCCGGCTGGCCGCCCGGATCAACACCTTCGAGGGCATTGCGGTGCCCGTCGGTGTGCTCGATATCACCCTTTACCGCGACGATCTACGCCGGCACGCGACCCGGGCCATCGGGCCGACCGAGGTGCCGCCCGGTGGGGTCGACGGCAAGCGGGTGGTCCTGGTCGACGACGTCCTCTTCTCCGGCCGCTCGGTCCGGGCCGCGCTGGACGCGCTGAGCGACCTCGGTCGCCCCAGCTCCGTGCAGTTGGCCGTGCTGGTCGACCGCGGCCACCGGGAACTGCCCATCCGGGCCGACTACGTCGGCAAGAACATCCCCACCGCGCTGGCCGAGAGCGTCCGGGTCACGCTCGCCGAGGTCGACGGTGCGGACGAGGTCAAGCTGTTCGGGAGGCCCACGCTGTGATCAGGCACCTGCTCTCCGGGGCCGATCTGGACGCGACCACGGCCACGCTGATCCTGGACACCGCCGCCGAGATGGCGACGGTGGCCGGGCGCGAGGTGAAGAAGCTGCCCGCGCTGCGCGGCCGGACCGTGGTCAACCTCTTCTATGAGGACTCCACCCGGACCCGGATCTCGTTCGAGGCGGCGGCGAAGCGGCTCTCCGCCGACGTGATCAACTTTTCGGCCAAGGGGTCGAGCGTCTCCAAGGGCGAGAGTCTGAAGGACACCGCGCTGACCCTCCAGGCGATGGGCGCCGACGCGGTGGTCATCCGGCACCCCGCCTCGGGCGCCCCGCACCGGCTGGCCAACTGGGTCGACGGGGTGGTGGTCAACGCCGGTGACGGCACCCACGAGCACCCGACCCAGGCGCTGCTGGACGCGTACACGATGCGGTCCCGGCTGGGGCGGCTCGCCGGACTGCACGTGGCGGTGGTCGGCGACGTGCTGCACAGCCGGGTGGCCCGCTCCAACGTGCTGCTGCTGTCCACCCTCGGGGCGAAGGTGACCCTGGTCGGGCCGCCGACCCTGATCCCGGTCGACATCGCCGCCGCGCTCGCCCCCGGCACCGACGTCTCGTACGACCTGGACGCGGTGCTGCCCAGCGCCGACGTGGTGATGATGCTGCGGGTGCAGCGGGAACGGATGGCCGACTCCTACTTCCCGTCCGCCCGCGAGTACGCCCGCCGCTACGGCCTGGACGGGCCCCGGATGCGCCGGCTGCCGGACCACGCGATCGTCATGCACCCCGGCCCGATGAACCGGGGCATGGAGATCGCCCCGGAGGTGGCCGACTCACCCCGCTCCACCATCGTCGAACAGGTCACCAACGGGGTTTCCGTACGGATGGCCGTCCTGTACCTGCTCCTGGGGGGAAAGAACCAGTGAACCGTCCGCTCCCGAGGGGAACGACGTCATGACCGCGTACCTGATCAAGGGCGCCCGGGTGGTCGGCGCCGAGCCGACCGACCTGCTGCTGCGCGACGGCCTGGTGGTCGCCACCGGGCGCAACCTTGACGCCCGTGGCGCCACGGTGGTCGACGCCGACGGCCTGGTGGCCCTGCCCGGCCTGGTCGACCTGCACACCCACCTGCGCGAACCGGGTCGGGAGGACGCCGAGACGGTCGAGTCCGGTTCCCGCGCCGCCGCGCTCGGCGGCTACACGGCCGTCTGCGCGATGGCGAACACCTCGCCGGTCGCGGACACCGCCGGAGTGGTGGAACAGGTCTGGCGGCTCGGTCGGGAGGCCGGTCTGGTCGACGTGCAGCCGATCGGCGCGGTCACCGTCGGCCTCGGCGGGGAGCGGCTGGCCGAACTCGGCGCGATGGCCGACTCCGCCGCCCGGGTGCGGATCTTCTCCGACGACGGCCACTGCGTGGCCGACCCGAGGCTGATGCGTCGGGCCCTGGAATACGTCAAGGCGTTCGACGGGGTGATCGCGCAGCACGCCGAGGAGCCCCGGCTGACCGAGGGCGCCCAGCTGCACGAGGGCGAGGTCTCCACCCGGCTCGGCCTGACCGGCTGGCCGGCGGTGGCCGAGGAGGCGATCATCGCCCGGGACGT is a window of Micromonospora sp. NBC_01699 DNA encoding:
- the mptB gene encoding polyprenol phosphomannose-dependent alpha 1,6 mannosyltransferase MptB; translation: MPHPVTRLSVLARCRALGVAGVILLALGAAGAGALPTRDPFPVLDELRRHPGLGLVCASFGLALLVAAWWLLGRLVRGDDPPRPAALLGTLALWAAPLLVAPPIFSRDVYSYLAQGAMVGAGLDVYRHGPATLGGPLAAEVPAIWQHTTTPYGPVFLVLATAVATVTGTHVVLGVLGLRMIAVLGVVLLAVVLPGLARRCGVDPAAALWLGALNPLVLIHLVGGAHNDALMVGLLGAGLAAAVARRPALGTALLTLAALVKAPAAVALVFVAPLWAGQLAGRWRIVRALTGTAVVAVGTTVAVTAVAGTGYGWIAALDTPVSAANWSVSSALGRATRALLELIGADVAPHAVSFWRWAGLAVALAAGLLLWLRRDELGPVYALGLGLGALVIFGPAIRPWYLLWGLVPVAAAAADGALRRWAALACAVLALVILPDGFAPGLTELGQVTLGGGLAVLLVLALRHRGRFRFHPAGPGLPAARPGPGLPAVRPGLGLPEAHPQLPAQRVPARRLPAPDPSPSGGTR
- the efp gene encoding elongation factor P; translation: MATTNDLKNGLVLNLDDQLWAVVEFQHVKPGKGGAFVRTTLKNVLSGKVVDKTFNAGTKVETATVDKRTMQYLYADGEDYVFMDLETYDQIHVPGATVGDAVNYLLPEAEAIVATHEAVPLYIELPTSVILEVTYTEPGLQGDRSTGGNKPATVETGATVQVPLFITTGEKIKVDTRDGRYLGRG
- the nusB gene encoding transcription antitermination factor NusB; this translates as MPARRKARKRALDVLYEADQRDLPPVEVLAGYLQRLTPPRPEHMDYAIGLVEGVAGHLDRIDELIASYAEGWTLERMPVVDRNLARIAVYELLYAEEIDDAVAISEAVELAKQMSTDDSPRFLNGILGRIAEYATR
- the bldD gene encoding transcriptional regulator BldD, which encodes MPSEYAKSLGARLRSIRQQQGLSLQGVEEKSNGRWKAVVVGSYERGDRAVTVSRLAELADFYRVPVAELLPDGSGVRHEPTNKIVLDLERLYDEASEELAYVARYARAIQQQRGDYNGRVLSIRADDLRALAIVYDSSPSGLIERLTEHGVLVADPRALFAS
- the pyrR gene encoding bifunctional pyr operon transcriptional regulator/uracil phosphoribosyltransferase PyrR, which codes for MAFPQAAQPPVASPPSVKVILTSADLQRVVDRIAHQILEKTQGAADTVLLGIPTRGVPLARRLAARINTFEGIAVPVGVLDITLYRDDLRRHATRAIGPTEVPPGGVDGKRVVLVDDVLFSGRSVRAALDALSDLGRPSSVQLAVLVDRGHRELPIRADYVGKNIPTALAESVRVTLAEVDGADEVKLFGRPTL
- a CDS encoding aspartate carbamoyltransferase catalytic subunit, coding for MIRHLLSGADLDATTATLILDTAAEMATVAGREVKKLPALRGRTVVNLFYEDSTRTRISFEAAAKRLSADVINFSAKGSSVSKGESLKDTALTLQAMGADAVVIRHPASGAPHRLANWVDGVVVNAGDGTHEHPTQALLDAYTMRSRLGRLAGLHVAVVGDVLHSRVARSNVLLLSTLGAKVTLVGPPTLIPVDIAAALAPGTDVSYDLDAVLPSADVVMMLRVQRERMADSYFPSAREYARRYGLDGPRMRRLPDHAIVMHPGPMNRGMEIAPEVADSPRSTIVEQVTNGVSVRMAVLYLLLGGKNQ
- a CDS encoding dihydroorotase codes for the protein MTAYLIKGARVVGAEPTDLLLRDGLVVATGRNLDARGATVVDADGLVALPGLVDLHTHLREPGREDAETVESGSRAAALGGYTAVCAMANTSPVADTAGVVEQVWRLGREAGLVDVQPIGAVTVGLGGERLAELGAMADSAARVRIFSDDGHCVADPRLMRRALEYVKAFDGVIAQHAEEPRLTEGAQLHEGEVSTRLGLTGWPAVAEEAIIARDVLLAEHVGSRLHVCHVSTAGSVEVLRQAKARGVRVTAEVTPHHLLLTDELAASYDPVFKVNPPLRTATDVAALRAALVEGIIDIVATDHAPHALEDKECEWAYARPGMLGLETALPVLLSVLGERWDLIAERMSRVPARIAGLTEHGRDPAPGVVANLTLVDPAVRRTVDPAELASRSRNTPYAGTVLPGRIMATFLRGEATVLDGKAVK